The genome window CGAATAGAGGCGGAGGCGCTTTTCCTTGGCGTGGATTTATACCGCGAGGGTGCGTGTGTGTTGAAAACGTGGATACAAGGGAAGGGTGCTGCGGTGACGCGTGCCAGTATTTGGCGGTATGCTTTGATGCACCCGTTCGATACCGCCTTAAACAGTATGCCGCGTATTATTTGGCAAGCCGCTCAATTGTATTATAAAAAGAAGCTACAAATATACACACGGCCTTCGCCTGATTCGCCACAGACCTTGATCGACCGCGATCAGCATTCGGAACCGAACGCAGTGATCTAATTGCTAAAACGTTGGTTGACCTAAGCCGATGTGGGCTAAATAGTGGGTGTTTGATGTCAGAGACGAATAAGCCAGCAGTTGAGATTGCACAGCCAGACACATGGGTGGATCGATATGGCAATTATCTGTATGCCTATGCGATGTCGCGCCTTCGTAATGCCGAGGCAGCCGCGGATTGTGTGCAGGATACATTCTTGGCGGGGATTAAGGCGCTGGATCGCTTTGATGGCAGCCGTGACATTAAATTTTGGCTGCGTGGCATCATGCACAACAAGATCGTCGATCAGATTCGAAAGTCGGTCAAAGAGAACAAGGTCAGCATCGACAATGAAGATGAGGAGTTGTTGGAGAGTTTCTGGTTCAAATACAGCGGTATCACGACCACCAATCCAGACCCTTGGCAGTTCAATCCACGCAAGGCCTGCGATAATACCGAGTTTTGGGAAGTTTTGAACACTTGTATCGACCAAGTGAAAGAGCCGGCCCGCCAAGCGTTCGTGCTTCGTATGCTCGAAGACATGGAAACTGAAGAAGTTTGTAAGGTTATGGACATTACTCCGAATTACTTATGGGTGTTGTTACACCGGGCACGCGAACAGCTTAAAGTCGCGCTCGAACAAAAATGGACCGGAAAGGACGCTCAGTAACTCAAATTTAAAATGTTTACCTGCAAACAAGTCTCACATGCCTTATCGAAAGAGGATTATGAAAAGCTTTCTCCTACGAAAAAGTTCTTTCTTAAGCTGCACGTAAAGCTCTGCATTTTCTGCGGAAAATTCAACCGACAGGTAATGGACAACCAAGATATGTGCCGGCACTACAGGCATGAAGAAGAAGAGCACTTAGAAGATGGCCCCGAGCTCGATGAAGCGAAGAAAGATGCTTTGAAGGAGCTGCTGGCTACGCATTGCTCGTGCAAGAAGCCCGAGTAAGGTTAGGGAGGCGAAGTGACACAGACATTTCTGTCTGTCCCATCAGAGTCAGTTCCCAGCGAAGTGACACAGACATTTCTGTCTGTCACGTCAGAGTTAGCTCCCAGCGCACGTAACAGGCAGCAATGCCTGTATCACTTAGTTTCACCTACGACCTGTTACGCTGCAGCACGACATGCTGCACATCAATCAGGCCGGCGTTAAACCCTGCTTCACAATAACTAAAATAATAGTTCCACTTGCGGCAGAATTCCGCGTCGAAGCCGAGCTGATGCACGCGCTCTGCCTTCGCATTAAAATCCACTGCCCAGCGCCGTAGCGTTTCGGCGTAGTCGTGGCCAAAGGGCTCCATCGTGAGCACTGCCATATCGCCGGCTTGATCGACATTGGCTTCGATCGCGCCGGGGGAGGGCAGGTGACCGCCTGGGAAAATGTATTTCTGTATCCAGTCGCAACTGTTGCAGTAGCGCTCATAGCGTTCGTCAGGGATGGTGATTGCTTGGATTACGGCCTTCGCACCTGGCTTGAGTGATTGCTGGATGGTCTTGAAATAGCTTTCTAGGAATTCGTGCCCTACGGCTTCGATCATCTCACAGGAGACGACGGCGTCGAATTGTCCGACAAGTGTGCGATAGTCTTGTAAGGCGATTTCGACTTGATTCGAGACACCTGCCTGCTCGAAGCGATTCAGGGAATAACTGAACTGTTCTTCAGAGAGCGTAATGGTTTTGACCTGACAACAGCGCTCAGCCGCGCGTTGTGCGAGTGCGCCCCAGCCAGATCCGATTTCTAATATGGAGTCACCTGCTTTGACGTCTGCTAGGTCGAGTATGCGATCGATCTTATTCCATTGAGCCTGCTCCAGTGTCTCTTCCTTCGAGTGGAATAAGGCGCTGGAGTAGGTCATTGTAGGGTCTAGGAAGGTCTCGTAGAAGGCATTGCTTAAGTCGTAGTGCTCTTGGATGTTCTCCTTGCTTTGCTCCACTGTATTGCGGCGCGCCTTGTGATACAGTTGGTTCATTTTCTTCGCCAGTAGAGAGAAGCCATATTGAACCCTGCCGAGCTCTTTTTGATTGTTTGCGAGCAGAGTCAATAAGCCGCTGAGATCAGAGGTTTTCCAGAGTCCGTCGACATAGGCTTCGCCGAGGCCAACACTGCCGCCAGAGAAGACCTTGCGGAAAAACTTAGTATCCTCGATCAACATTTCAACGGGTGTGCACGATGGATCACCAGTGAGGACGCAGGCGCCACTTGGGAAATAGATGCGAAGACTGCCGCCCTGAAGTGTGCCTAGTGCGCGCAGGAAAAGTCGTTCGACTGTTCGCGGCTGAGGGCCATCAATCAGTGGGAGAGGGGCGCTTATGCTAGAGTTGGCTAGTGATGTGGTTTCCATGGGAAAAACATATTAGTGGATTGTTGGTAGCGTCGGTAGTCGTCGCCTCGGGACTGCAGG of Lentimonas sp. CC4 contains these proteins:
- a CDS encoding sigma-70 family RNA polymerase sigma factor; translated protein: MSETNKPAVEIAQPDTWVDRYGNYLYAYAMSRLRNAEAAADCVQDTFLAGIKALDRFDGSRDIKFWLRGIMHNKIVDQIRKSVKENKVSIDNEDEELLESFWFKYSGITTTNPDPWQFNPRKACDNTEFWEVLNTCIDQVKEPARQAFVLRMLEDMETEEVCKVMDITPNYLWVLLHRAREQLKVALEQKWTGKDAQ
- a CDS encoding cyclopropane-fatty-acyl-phospholipid synthase family protein, encoding METTSLANSSISAPLPLIDGPQPRTVERLFLRALGTLQGGSLRIYFPSGACVLTGDPSCTPVEMLIEDTKFFRKVFSGGSVGLGEAYVDGLWKTSDLSGLLTLLANNQKELGRVQYGFSLLAKKMNQLYHKARRNTVEQSKENIQEHYDLSNAFYETFLDPTMTYSSALFHSKEETLEQAQWNKIDRILDLADVKAGDSILEIGSGWGALAQRAAERCCQVKTITLSEEQFSYSLNRFEQAGVSNQVEIALQDYRTLVGQFDAVVSCEMIEAVGHEFLESYFKTIQQSLKPGAKAVIQAITIPDERYERYCNSCDWIQKYIFPGGHLPSPGAIEANVDQAGDMAVLTMEPFGHDYAETLRRWAVDFNAKAERVHQLGFDAEFCRKWNYYFSYCEAGFNAGLIDVQHVVLQRNRS